DNA sequence from the bacterium BMS3Abin11 genome:
ACAGGCCTGGTATGTGGCGGCGGGTTTCAGGGAGGATGTCTATAAAACAGTGTCTGCTTATGCGGAAACTAAACCTGAGTTGCAAGGTGAAGATGCCTTGCTGTTAAAAGATACTCTGCGCGATTATCGTCGCAATGGCATGGCTCTGCCAAAAGAAAAACGCCAGCAATTAAAAGAGCTGAAAACTGAGCTGAATAATATGAGTCTGGAATTCGCTACCAATATTACTGAGGCAAAAGTAGCCGTTGAATTTACAGCGGATGAATTAGCGGGTATGCCGGAGGATTTTCTCAGTAACAAGGAATTGAAAACGGATAAAGGGACTTACAAAGTAAAAGCCAATGTTACCTGGCAGTACCTCGCCGTAATGCAGAACGCCAGCAATGAAGAGACGCGTAAAAAGCTGTTAACCGTGCGTTTAAATCGGGCGAAGGGAAAAAATATCCCCCTGTTCACCAAAATGTTGAAAACCCGGGCGCATATAGCCAAGCTGCTTGGTTATGACAACTGGGCCGATTATCGTATTGAAATAAAAATGGCGAAGACCGCGAAATCGGCCTTTGATTTTGAGCAGCGTCTGGTGGTGGGGTTGCAGCCCAAGTTTGATAAAGAAATCGCCTTGTTGCAGAAGCTGAAGGCGAATGAGACGGGTAACCTCGATACAAAAATAATGTTTTGGGACGTGAGTTATTACAAAAATATACTGAAGAAGACCAAATACCAGATAGATACCAGTAAGTTAAAAGTTTTTTTTGAAATGAACCGTGTTTTAAAGGGTATGTTCGGTATTTTTGAAGATATTTTTGGTCTTAAAATTGAAGCCGTTGAGCCGGGTTATAAATGGGTTGATGACCTGCGTCTGTATGCCGTTACTGATGCCGTTTCCGGTGATCCGCTGGGTCTGATCTACATGGATCTGTTCCCACGAGAAAATAAATATGGACATTTTGCCCAGTTTGGTGTGACCACAGGCAAGCTACTCAAGGATGGTGTTTACCAGCGCCCCGTGGTGGCCTTGATTGTTAATTTTCCACCGGCAACAGAAGATAAACCTTCACTATTGAAGCACAACGATGTGGAGACACTATTTCATGAATTCGGTCACGCTCTACATTCCGTGCTAACCCAGGCAAAGTATGCTTCATTCTCAGGCACCTCTGTACCTCGGGATTTTGTTGAGGCCCCGTCACAAATGCTGGAAAACTGGGTATGGGACAAATCAGTACTTGATCGTTTCGCCGTTGATTACCGTGACCCCAGCAAGAAAATACCGGAAGACACACTGGACAGGATGGAACAGGCCCGACTTGCAACCATCGGCACCTGGTACAGGCGCCAGCTATCCTTTGGCATGCTGGATCTGAAACTGCATATGAGTACGGATGAAAAGGTTTTTGAGAATTTTGTTGAAATCAGTAACAGGATTATAACTGAAGTCTATCTGGCACCACCAAAAGGCACAGCCTTTGTTGCCTCCTTCGGTCATCTCGGCGGGGGTTATGATGCCGGTTACTATGGCTATGCCTGGGCAGAAGCCATCTCGGCAGATCTGGTCTCAGTGTTCAAAAAAAGCCCGGGAGGTTTGATGGACAAAGCCGTCGGTAAACGATTACGTGATGAGATCTATGCCAAAGGCGGTTCACGGGAGATCGATAAGTCAATACGCGCCTTCCTCGGCCGTGAGCGTTCACTGGATCCCTTCTTTGAATATATTGGTCTGGGTGATACAAAGTAGTCTATGTGCACGAAAATAAAATCAGCGCAATGATTCCAGATTCCGGGGACAGTATACCGATGATACAACAGAGTATGCACGCATGGAATTGATCAAAATCATTGAACAAGAAGTCAGGCAAACCAGTCGTGAACTGGACAAGACCGAGCTCGATCCCCGTGTGATGAAGGCGATCGCGACTGTGCCGCGCCACGAGTTTGTGCCACCGGAAGAAGAGTCCGATGCCTATCAGAATCGTCCGTTGCCAATTGGCTATGGGCAAACCATTTCACAGCCATATATTGTCGCAATAATGACAGACATGCTGAATCTAAAACCGGATAGCAAGGTGCTGGAATTAGGTACGGGCTCCGGCTACCAGGCAGCCATACTAAGTGAACTGGCGGGTGAGGTTTATACGATCGAAATCGTCGAACCGCTCGGGCTGCTGGCGAAGGAGCGCCTGCAGCGCCTGGGATATGATAATGTCACCACAAAGGTGGGTGATGGTTATTACGGCTGGGAGGAGCATGCCCCGTTTGATGCCATTATCGTGACAGCTGCAGCAAGTCATATTCCGCCGCCATTGATCAAGCAGTTGAAGACCGGCGGCCGCATGATCGTACCGGTCGGAAGCCATTTCATGACACAGCAGCTGCTGGTGGTTGATAAGCTTGCAGATCAGAAGGTGGTCAGCAGACAGGTCCTGCCGGTGGTGTTCGTACCGGTCACTGGCAAACATTAGCTTGCCGACACCAAAAATATGTTCATGATGCTGTGTCCACCGTATCCCTCCGTCGCGCTGATCTCCGGTCCTTTTGGGTTAATCAGTATCGACGACTATCTATGGGACATATATGATAAAAAATAAAAGAATACAATTACGATTTTATTGATCCTTACCCTTTTTTCCTGAACCCTGAATCTTCTTTTCAGCGAATCTCTTCAACACTGTATTTCTTAGACAATATGGTCGGCTGCATCAATACATAACCCTGCTGCTGCCAGTATACAAGCTCATTAATGGCTGATGGGACAACTTCAACAAAATCCTGAAAATCTTCCAGTGCATAGCCGTAATCTTTTGCCGCCAGGCCACAGACCTTGAACTTGACCCCTAGCATAGAGAAATATCGCATTCGATCTACCGCTGCCTTATAACGCTGATAGTTTTTCTTTGCCACCGTGACGATTTCCATACCGCGTATCACAATCACCAGATCCATCATTTCCGGCGCCATATTATAAGGCTCGTCCATCAGGGTATTCATGTATGTCCGCACCCAGTACAGGGCGGAGTTAATATCCTCCGGTTCATTAAAATAAAAATCGAATACTACACGGGGTTCTTTGTAGGGTGTCTCGGTGTAAGTCGCACCCTCGGCGAAAAGAGAAGTAGGGAATATAAGCAGTAAGACAGGAATAATCTTTTTTAGAATGCCGGTCAAGCTATGTCCTCCCGATGTCCTGAGTCCTGGAACTTGAAACTTCAAGTCCATTATACCCACAAACCAGATAATTTAGATGGAACGGTTTTTCTAGCATGACAGGCATTAATACTTTATCGTTGTTATGGTGAGGTTTTTTATAAGAAAGTCAGTGCTCTGGAGACCATACTAGAAATGGATCGATTTTTCAGAATTCTTGAGTTAAATAAAATATTCAACGCTCGCCGGACACCGGTATCCCGCCGCGATCTTGAAGAATTACTGGAATCAAACCGATCTACGATTAAGCGTACGATTGAGGAAATGCGCTTATATCTGGATGCACCAATCAAATATGATCGTAAACAGAACGGCTATTATTACGATTTGAAAGAGGGTGAACATCCTTTCGAAATACCGGGTTTATGGTTTAACTCCAACGAACTGTTCGCATTAATGGTCACACATCGGCTATTGAGCAAGATACAACCCGGTTTGCTGGACGCCAGCATTTCTCCATTTCGTCGGCGCATTGAAGAATTACTCAAAGGCAAGGAGGCAGGCAGGGGCGAGATTGCCCACAGGGTGCGTATACTGCAAGCAGCGGTTAGACCAACAAGAGTAGATGATTTCCGCAAAGTAACGACAGCATTAGTTAATCGTTACCAGCTCAGATTGTTTTACCACAGTCGTTCAGGTGATGAAACGACTGATCGCATAGTCTCACCACAGCGACTGGTTTACTACCGTGATAACTGGTATCTGGATGCATACTGTCATCTTAGAAATGAATTGCGTACTTTTTCACTGGATCGCCTGAAACCGATTCGTACTAATGAACGACCGGCAAAAGAAATCGATGACCAGAATCTCGATGATCATTTCACTAAGACTTGTAAAGGAATGTTCCCCACGGCTGTGGGGATGAACCGTGCCTAAATCGTGCAAAGAAAGGAAAGAAGAAAGGAAAGGGGTCAAACCTATTTGACTATGTATAGAAGTTGAATTATCCTTTCAGCCATGCCCAGACCTCAGCGAATTGAATATGAAGGAGCGTTTCATCATGTCATGAACCGTGGTCGAGGTCGCAGGGTCATCTTTCATAATGATGAGTACTTCAACGCTTTTCTTGAAACCCTGCAGGAAGCCAGTCAACGTTTTGATGCAGTCATTCATGCTTACTGCCTGATGACAAATCATTACCACTTACTGATAGAAACCCCCAAAGCAAACCTGAGCCGTATCATGAGGCATATAAATGGGGTCTATACGCAACGACATAACCGTATACGTGGGACGGATGGCCCACTTTTCAGAGGACGGTTCAAGTCAGTTCTGGTTGATGAGGATGCCTACCTGCTGCAACTCTCACGATACATTCACCGTAATCCTGTAGAAACAAAGAAACCCCTGGTCAGCCAGCTGGTTGATTACCCTTGGTCGAGTTACCCGGCCTATATCAATAAATCGAAATGCCCTGAATGGCTATATCGGGATAAAACTTATGAGATGCTGGGACTGAGAAGAAAGTACCAGGGATACCAGGAATATGTTACACAAGGAGTAGACGAGGATATTCTTCGGTTCTATAGCAAAGGGAATATTTTGTCAGTATTGGGTGATCGGGAATTTAGGAAAGCAGTTCGTGAAGAATGCGAAGAAACCGACCTGGCAAAACTTAGAGTAGCCCTGCAAGACAGACCTTCGGGAAAGGAGATAGTAGTACAGGTAGCTAAAATCTTTAATGTGTCAACAGGCTCAATTACAAAAAAGTTGAAATACCGACGTACAGCAAATCCTGCCAGAGCTTTCGCTATGTATGTTTGCCAGGAATATGGCAATATGAGTTTGAGAGATATCAAGCAGTTGTTTGGCCTCGGTCACACTGGCAGTGCATCATTTTCGATAGATAAGATCAGACAAGAGTTAGAGAGAGGCGAGTGGAAAAAGGAAGTAAAAAAATTAGAAAAATTCTTTTACATGGTCAAATAGGCTTGACCCGTTATAGTTTAAATAGGCTTGACCCGTTATAGTTTAGAAAGATAGGCCTACATCCTTTATCTTTACAGGCACACAGGCAAATCGAGAAAAACAATGGTTAATAAGGGCGTTACCGGCATCAGACGAATTATCAACGCAGCGGGTTATTCGTATGCTGGCTTAGTAGCTACGCTTAAGAATGAAGCGGCATTCCGTCAGGAACTGGCGCTCGTAGCCATTCTTGTACCGGTGGCGTTCTGGTTTGGTGAAGGTAGTGTAGAAAAGGCTTTGCTTGTTTCTTCCCTGTTGCTGATATTAATTGTAGAACTGATCAATTCAGCTATTGAAAGCGTTATAGATCGTATCGGCAGTGAGCAGCACGAACTCTCTGGTCGGGCTAAAGATATTGGCTCGGCGGCAGTCTTTCTTGCCCTGCTTAATGCTGCAGTTATCTGGGCTTTTTTACTGCTGATTTAGATGCCTATACCGTCATTCTATCCCTTGCCCGACACCCTGACCATGATGCGTGAACTAATTTCCTGCCCATCAGTCAGCAGTATTAGTCCTGATATCGATATGAGTAATCTCGCAGTAATTGAGAAACTGGCGGGCTGGCTGGAGGATATGGATTTTTCAGTAGAGGTTCTACCGCTGAAGGACTCCCCCACAAAAGCAAATTTGGTCGCTATACTGGGTCAGGGGCAGGGTGGTCTGGTGTTGGCGGGCCATACTGATACGGTATCGTTCGATGAACAGCTGTGGAAATCTAATCCTCTGGCGCTGACCGAAGCAGATAATCGTTTATATGGCATGGGCACGTCAGATATGAAGTCTTTCTTTGCTCTGGTTATAACGGCTGCACGGAGATTTTCGGTTAGTGATCTGAAACACCCCCTTGTCATCGCCGCTACAGCTGATGAAGAATCGACCATGAGCGGTGCCCGTCAGCTGGCAGCCAGTGGGCGGTTGCAGAGCGGGCGAGTGGTAATCGGTGAACCGACCGGACTGCGGCCAGTACATATGCACAAGGGCATGATAATGGAATCGGTGCATGTACACGGCCGTTCCGGTCATTCAAGTGACCCCGCACTGGGTGCCAATGCGATGGAGGGCATGCACGAAGTTATCAGTGAGATAAGAAAATGGCGAGCTGAGTTACAACAGCGTTTTCAGAATCCTCAATTCAACGTGCCGGTACCGACCTTGAATCTGGGGCGGATATTTGGCGGCGACAACCCGAATCGCATTTGTGGCGACTGTGAACTGCATTTCGATCTGCGTCCTCTGCCCGGTATGCTGGTGGATGAATTGCTGGCAGAGTTACAGCCGCGCCTGAATGCCGCTGTCAGTGAAGCAGCTCTCGATATAACATTAAAGCCGCTAATGAAACCTGTACCACCTTTTGCAGCGAAAGAAGACTCAGAAATTGTTGCAGCTGCAGAACAGTTGACCGGTGTCCTGGCTGAATCAGCCGCCTATTCGACAGAAGCACCTTTTTTTCAGGGGGCTGGTCTTGATGTCGTCATACTCGGGCCTGGTAATATCGCCCAGGCTCATCAACCGGATGAATATCTGGCCCTGGACAGGGTGCAACCGATGATTGATGTACTGGAAGGTCTGATTCGACGATTTTGTGTTGCTTAAATGTTTCATAAATAAGAACATAAC
Encoded proteins:
- the prlC_1 gene encoding oligopeptidase A, translated to MTRTKSHSKLIHRFPALMAGLFLISLLSACGQGDGTDDQQSKVEAEAAKQATQPVGKLKVNKAEDSVEKLLALSSFQPAAKKAKVLFELPVWEKTPAEIDASATAAMAAGDKQLDAIAALSVEASNFTNTIAALDDASYPVLNVSDRIDVIRETSQDKAMRDKALEASKKIQAWYVAAGFREDVYKTVSAYAETKPELQGEDALLLKDTLRDYRRNGMALPKEKRQQLKELKTELNNMSLEFATNITEAKVAVEFTADELAGMPEDFLSNKELKTDKGTYKVKANVTWQYLAVMQNASNEETRKKLLTVRLNRAKGKNIPLFTKMLKTRAHIAKLLGYDNWADYRIEIKMAKTAKSAFDFEQRLVVGLQPKFDKEIALLQKLKANETGNLDTKIMFWDVSYYKNILKKTKYQIDTSKLKVFFEMNRVLKGMFGIFEDIFGLKIEAVEPGYKWVDDLRLYAVTDAVSGDPLGLIYMDLFPRENKYGHFAQFGVTTGKLLKDGVYQRPVVALIVNFPPATEDKPSLLKHNDVETLFHEFGHALHSVLTQAKYASFSGTSVPRDFVEAPSQMLENWVWDKSVLDRFAVDYRDPSKKIPEDTLDRMEQARLATIGTWYRRQLSFGMLDLKLHMSTDEKVFENFVEISNRIITEVYLAPPKGTAFVASFGHLGGGYDAGYYGYAWAEAISADLVSVFKKSPGGLMDKAVGKRLRDEIYAKGGSREIDKSIRAFLGRERSLDPFFEYIGLGDTK
- the pcm_1 gene encoding protein-L-isoaspartate O-methyltransferase — its product is MELIKIIEQEVRQTSRELDKTELDPRVMKAIATVPRHEFVPPEEESDAYQNRPLPIGYGQTISQPYIVAIMTDMLNLKPDSKVLELGTGSGYQAAILSELAGEVYTIEIVEPLGLLAKERLQRLGYDNVTTKVGDGYYGWEEHAPFDAIIVTAAASHIPPPLIKQLKTGGRMIVPVGSHFMTQQLLVVDKLADQKVVSRQVLPVVFVPVTGKH
- a CDS encoding DsrE/DsrF-like family protein — protein: MTGILKKIIPVLLLIFPTSLFAEGATYTETPYKEPRVVFDFYFNEPEDINSALYWVRTYMNTLMDEPYNMAPEMMDLVIVIRGMEIVTVAKKNYQRYKAAVDRMRYFSMLGVKFKVCGLAAKDYGYALEDFQDFVEVVPSAINELVYWQQQGYVLMQPTILSKKYSVEEIR
- a CDS encoding chromosomal replication initiation protein, giving the protein MPRPQRIEYEGAFHHVMNRGRGRRVIFHNDEYFNAFLETLQEASQRFDAVIHAYCLMTNHYHLLIETPKANLSRIMRHINGVYTQRHNRIRGTDGPLFRGRFKSVLVDEDAYLLQLSRYIHRNPVETKKPLVSQLVDYPWSSYPAYINKSKCPEWLYRDKTYEMLGLRRKYQGYQEYVTQGVDEDILRFYSKGNILSVLGDREFRKAVREECEETDLAKLRVALQDRPSGKEIVVQVAKIFNVSTGSITKKLKYRRTANPARAFAMYVCQEYGNMSLRDIKQLFGLGHTGSASFSIDKIRQELERGEWKKEVKKLEKFFYMVK
- the dgkA_1 gene encoding diacylglycerol kinase, translated to MVNKGVTGIRRIINAAGYSYAGLVATLKNEAAFRQELALVAILVPVAFWFGEGSVEKALLVSSLLLILIVELINSAIESVIDRIGSEQHELSGRAKDIGSAAVFLALLNAAVIWAFLLLI
- the argE gene encoding acetylornithine deacetylase, encoding MPIPSFYPLPDTLTMMRELISCPSVSSISPDIDMSNLAVIEKLAGWLEDMDFSVEVLPLKDSPTKANLVAILGQGQGGLVLAGHTDTVSFDEQLWKSNPLALTEADNRLYGMGTSDMKSFFALVITAARRFSVSDLKHPLVIAATADEESTMSGARQLAASGRLQSGRVVIGEPTGLRPVHMHKGMIMESVHVHGRSGHSSDPALGANAMEGMHEVISEIRKWRAELQQRFQNPQFNVPVPTLNLGRIFGGDNPNRICGDCELHFDLRPLPGMLVDELLAELQPRLNAAVSEAALDITLKPLMKPVPPFAAKEDSEIVAAAEQLTGVLAESAAYSTEAPFFQGAGLDVVILGPGNIAQAHQPDEYLALDRVQPMIDVLEGLIRRFCVA